Genomic segment of Thiomonas sp. FB-Cd:
AGGCCGGAGGCGATCGCGGTCCACCATCCTTGCGCCGGCCCGGGAACGACCTGCCGCGGCTGCTCGCCCGCTGGCGTGTGCACCAATACCCACCAGCGCCCCCGGTCGAGGATCAGCGCTTGCGTGGGTACCAGCACCATGCGCTGCGCCGGGCCCTCGAGTACCAACGATCCCCACTGCCCATTGATCCACCAGGCCGGTGGCTTTGGGGTGGTCGGCAACACCCCGATGCGCGTGCCGCCGTCGGCAGCCAAAGCGGGCGAGATCGCCGCGACCCTGACGGCGACCGCAGCCCCCTCTCCCGAGGGCTTGAACAGCCCCGTCATGCCGACGTGCAGGCGCTGCGCATCGGTGCCGTACACCGCTGCGCGAACCCACAGCCTGCCGGCAGGCTGCAGCGTCGCGATGGCCTGGCCGGCGCCGAGCTGCTCGCCGTCCGCGGCCTGCACCGAGAGAATGCTTCCTGACGTAGGCGCGCGGACGGTCTGCAGGCTGCGCGCCTCCTGCAGCGCGGCCTCCGCGGTTCGCACCGCGGCGTGCGCCGACGCCTGGTTTGCCCGCGCCGCATCCAGCGCTTGCTGAGTGGAGAGCTGGGCGTCAAACTGGCGCAGCTCGATGGCCAGGGCGTTCCCGGCCGCCGACTCGCGTGCCCGGGCGGCCAGCAGTTGCTGCTCCCGTGCCACGAGCAGCGCGCGCATGCGAGGCCCGGCGATGCGCGCCAGGACTTCTCCGGCCTTGACCGCACTGCCAGCAACGATGCGCAAGCCACCCAGCGTGCCAGCGTCGGCCGCGCGCAACTGTACCGTGGCAATCGGCTTGACCTGGCCGTAGGCCTGCAGCGTCTGTGGCACCGACTGCTGTTGCGCAGCGACGTAGGGCTCGGCGCCCGCCCAGGCATGAACTGAAACCCCCGCGAGCACCAGCGCGGCCGCAAGCGCCGACACCGAGCGCAGGCCTCGCGAAGGGCGCTTGTGCATCAGACGTTCCATGTCCACAACAGGAAAGGATGAAGAATATCGTTGCCATATGCGGCGCCCCACGCGAGCGCGGCGCCCAGCAACACAAACGCCAGCATCAGGGCAGCGGCGGCCCGCCACGCCGACAGCTCATACGGTTGGTGGAAGTCGGGCATCGGCGCCAGCAGT
This window contains:
- a CDS encoding efflux RND transporter periplasmic adaptor subunit, with protein sequence MHKRPSRGLRSVSALAAALVLAGVSVHAWAGAEPYVAAQQQSVPQTLQAYGQVKPIATVQLRAADAGTLGGLRIVAGSAVKAGEVLARIAGPRMRALLVAREQQLLAARARESAAGNALAIELRQFDAQLSTQQALDAARANQASAHAAVRTAEAALQEARSLQTVRAPTSGSILSVQAADGEQLGAGQAIATLQPAGRLWVRAAVYGTDAQRLHVGMTGLFKPSGEGAAVAVRVAAISPALAADGGTRIGVLPTTPKPPAWWINGQWGSLVLEGPAQRMVLVPTQALILDRGRWWVLVHTPAGEQPRQVVPGPAQGWWTAIASGLSAGQQVVVTDALLDYHRGIASHYTPPD